In one window of Lynx canadensis isolate LIC74 chromosome B3, mLynCan4.pri.v2, whole genome shotgun sequence DNA:
- the LOC115517169 gene encoding olfactory receptor 4K13-like has translation MPTTKQMEKQNHSMVSEFILLGLTEFRELQLCLFLFFSIIYVVTVLGNLMIIFVVKLDPQLHSPMYFLLANLSFIDMSLASFATPKMICNLISEYKAISYKGCMAQMFFLHLLGGSEMMLLVAMAIDRFISICKPLHYKNIMNHHVCIGLALFSWTTGFVHTMSQMVFTVTLPFCGPNVVDSFFCDLPRVIRLACTDTYILELLVIAFSGLLALFCFTVLFISYSIILITVRRRFSTRSSKALSTLSAHITVVVLFFGPCIFIYIWPFSKISIDKILSVFYTIFTPLLNPIIYTFRNKDMRKAIRKIKKKHVSPRSTF, from the coding sequence ATGCCAACAACCaaacaaatggagaaacaaaatcatTCCATGGTGTCTGAGTTTATTTTGCTGGGCCTCACAGAGTTTCGTGAGTTACagctttgcttatttttgtttttttccattatctATGTAGTCACTGTGTTAGGTAACCTCATGATTATCTTTGTAGTAAAACTGGACCCTCAATTACACTCTCCCATGTACTTCCTGCTGGCCAACCTCTCCTTTATTGATATGTCCCTGGCCTCCTTTGCTACTCCTAAAATGATCTGTAACCTAATTAGTGAATATAAGGCTATCTCCTATAAAGGCTGCATGGCCCAGATGTTCTTCCTTCACCTTTTAGGTGGAAGTGAGATGATGTTGCTTGTAGCCATGGCAATTGATAGATTCATTTCTATTTGCAAACCTCTCCATTACAAAAATATCATGAACCATCATGTTTGCATTGGACTTGCACTTTTTTCCTGGACCACTGGTTTTGTACACACTATGAGCCAAATGGTGTTCACAGTGACTTTACCATTCTGTGGTCCCAATGTTGTGGATAGTTTTTTTTGTGATCTGCCTCGGGTCATCAGACTTGCCTGCACTGACACTTACATCCTGGAGCTATTGGTCATTGCATTCAGTGGACTACTCGCTTTGTTCTGTTTCACCGTTCTGTTCATCTCCTATAGCATCATTCTAATTACTGTCCGGCGTCGCTTCTCCACCAGGTCTTCCAAGGCTTTGTCCACTCTCTCAGCCCACATTACAGTGGTGGTGCTGTTCTTTGGACCTTGCATCTTTATCTACATATGGCCATTCAGCAAGATCTCCATAGATAAGATCCTTTCTGTGTTTTACACCATTTTTACTCCCCTTTTAAATCCAATCATCTACACATTCAGGAATAAAGACATGagaaaagcaataagaaaaataaagaagaagcaTGTGAGTCCCAGATCGACCTTTTAA